A DNA window from Flavisolibacter ginsenosidimutans contains the following coding sequences:
- a CDS encoding M43 family zinc metalloprotease: MRSLSKFLLGFLLPFSLPSLAQKASRVSVEQCATMQRLEERLQRNPALRLRFEAEQAAFNKRASEKTAQGKSFAENRTAVYIPVVFHVVLSNPAVVTDAQLQAQLDTLNKNFFGNNGDSVRIPSYFKSFFGKSSIQFCLAQRTPDGEPTTGIVRVTTAQASFGTDDGAKHTTSGGDDSWNTDKYFNVWVCPLSGGLLGYATFPNDGSPAEQGVVMDYRSLPGGSYSAYNGGKTLTHETGHYFNLYHIWGDDNGACTGTDYVDDTPNQADASSGAYTGVRTDACTSVGNGIMYQNYMDYTNDVCLVMFTTQQASRMETALSLYRSSLLSSDGCQVVVPKNYDAKLKTITTPNQRLCGSNFTPVITLQNKGTQTLTSLLITAKIDNGNASTTPWSGSLAYGQTSLVTLSQMTATVGNHVLTVYVSKPNAVNDENNANDTLTLNFQYYEPVSQVSESFENTAFPPTAWDVVNPDNGITWQRTTAAAKTGLASAMIDNFDNSQVGQKDDLRMPTVRIASTVDSAFLSFQVAAAAYTATTTTGNTWDTLEVLVSTDCGQTYASLYKKWGASLVTETAPKTSFFVPSSTQWRKDSINLAGYIGKDNLLFAFRNTTGYENNVYLDDVNLRTITINPNLKARKFLVTPNPTTGQIAVQFYQPSGLQLLQVFTSTGQKVKEVIVGNGAASNTYRFDLSQYASGIYVVRAVFADCVFTERVIKY; this comes from the coding sequence ATGCGTTCATTATCCAAATTCCTGCTTGGCTTTCTCTTGCCCTTTTCGTTGCCTTCTTTGGCGCAGAAGGCCAGCCGCGTTTCGGTAGAGCAATGCGCTACGATGCAGCGGCTCGAAGAAAGGCTGCAACGCAATCCTGCTTTGCGGTTGCGGTTTGAAGCTGAACAGGCGGCCTTCAACAAAAGAGCTTCGGAAAAAACCGCACAAGGCAAAAGCTTCGCTGAAAATCGCACGGCCGTTTACATTCCGGTTGTCTTTCACGTTGTGCTATCGAATCCGGCCGTCGTAACCGATGCACAATTGCAAGCGCAACTTGACACGCTGAACAAGAATTTTTTTGGCAACAACGGCGATTCGGTTCGCATTCCTTCATATTTCAAATCTTTTTTTGGAAAATCCTCTATTCAGTTTTGCCTGGCGCAACGCACCCCTGACGGCGAGCCAACAACGGGCATCGTTCGGGTGACAACGGCGCAAGCTTCATTTGGTACCGACGACGGTGCGAAGCACACAACGAGTGGTGGAGACGACAGTTGGAACACTGATAAATATTTCAACGTGTGGGTTTGCCCGCTCTCCGGCGGCTTGTTGGGTTACGCCACTTTTCCCAACGATGGTTCGCCTGCGGAACAAGGCGTCGTAATGGATTATCGCTCTTTGCCCGGCGGAAGTTACAGCGCTTACAACGGCGGTAAAACACTCACTCACGAAACGGGGCATTACTTCAATCTTTACCACATTTGGGGAGATGACAACGGCGCCTGCACCGGAACCGATTATGTGGACGATACACCCAACCAGGCCGACGCATCCTCGGGAGCGTACACCGGCGTTAGAACGGATGCGTGCACAAGTGTTGGAAACGGCATCATGTACCAGAACTACATGGACTATACAAACGATGTTTGCCTCGTGATGTTTACAACGCAACAGGCGTCACGAATGGAAACGGCCTTGTCGCTTTATCGTTCTTCATTGCTTTCTTCAGATGGTTGCCAGGTTGTAGTGCCAAAGAATTACGATGCAAAATTGAAAACCATCACCACGCCAAACCAGCGTTTGTGCGGCAGTAATTTTACTCCCGTCATAACCCTTCAAAACAAGGGAACGCAGACATTGACTTCCTTGCTCATTACCGCAAAGATTGATAACGGAAATGCCAGTACAACGCCGTGGTCGGGGAGTTTGGCTTATGGACAAACAAGTCTTGTTACTCTGAGCCAAATGACGGCAACCGTCGGAAATCACGTATTGACTGTATATGTATCGAAACCCAACGCAGTGAATGATGAGAACAACGCAAACGACACCTTAACGCTGAATTTTCAATACTACGAACCCGTTTCGCAGGTAAGCGAAAGCTTTGAAAACACCGCCTTTCCGCCAACGGCCTGGGACGTTGTCAATCCCGACAACGGCATCACCTGGCAGCGTACCACTGCTGCTGCAAAAACCGGGTTGGCAAGTGCCATGATTGATAATTTCGACAACAGCCAAGTAGGGCAGAAAGATGATTTGCGAATGCCCACTGTGCGCATCGCGTCAACGGTGGATTCGGCATTTTTGTCGTTCCAGGTTGCGGCTGCGGCGTACACCGCTACAACAACCACCGGCAATACCTGGGACACGCTGGAAGTTTTGGTGAGCACCGATTGCGGCCAGACGTACGCAAGCCTTTACAAGAAATGGGGCGCTTCACTTGTGACGGAAACGGCTCCGAAGACGAGTTTCTTTGTTCCTTCTTCAACGCAATGGCGGAAAGATTCGATTAACCTTGCGGGCTATATTGGTAAAGACAATCTTTTGTTCGCCTTTCGCAATACTACGGGTTACGAAAACAACGTTTATTTAGATGACGTTAACCTCCGGACAATAACCATTAATCCGAATTTAAAAGCACGAAAATTTTTGGTTACGCCCAATCCAACAACCGGACAAATTGCCGTGCAGTTTTACCAGCCATCAGGTTTACAACTGCTGCAGGTATTTACAAGCACGGGGCAAAAGGTGAAAGAAGTAATCGTGGGCAACGGTGCCGCCAGCAACACATACAGGTTTGATCTTAGCCAGTATGCTTCGGGAATTTATGTTGTGAGAGCTGTATTTGCCGACTGTGTGTTTACCGAGAGAGTAATAAAATATTGA
- a CDS encoding type II toxin-antitoxin system VapC family toxin, whose translation MKPALVDTDILSEFLRGTAKVVENAEKYLQEYDAINFSIITYYEILNGLLYKDARKQLQKFTDFSELNKVLPLTVSATKQAAGIYAELKKTGQPIGHTDCLIAGIALTNGLQLVTNNTDHFKRVSGLELVNWLE comes from the coding sequence ATGAAGCCTGCTCTTGTTGACACAGACATCCTTTCCGAGTTTCTTCGTGGCACTGCCAAAGTTGTAGAGAACGCAGAAAAGTATTTGCAGGAGTATGATGCCATCAATTTCAGCATTATTACTTACTACGAAATTCTAAACGGATTGCTGTACAAAGACGCCAGAAAACAACTCCAAAAATTTACTGACTTTTCAGAGCTCAACAAGGTGCTCCCACTGACAGTTAGTGCGACCAAACAAGCGGCTGGAATTTATGCTGAACTAAAAAAGACAGGTCAGCCTATCGGACACACCGACTGCTTGATTGCAGGTATTGCATTGACAAACGGCTTACAATTGGTGACAAACAACACAGACCACTTCAAACGAGTGAGCGGACTTGAATTAGTGAATTGGTTAGAGTGA
- a CDS encoding 3-keto-disaccharide hydrolase has product MKTIALFIAAGAALSLTAYTTKTSMQATNMQATQDGWTNLFDGKTTKGWHTYNKKEAGKAWQIENGALHLDTLAKKQNSGSGGDLVTDEEFDNFDLKLEWKISPKGNSGVIFFIHEDPKIGESYETGMEMQVLDNGTPTRLGHPDGKLYTHRAGDLYDLLAAKEVAKPQGEWNAAEIVAKNGKLDFYLNGQHTLSTTMWDENWRQMIAISKFKQWLGFGTFKKGRIGLQDHGNEVWYRNIKIKKL; this is encoded by the coding sequence ATGAAAACGATTGCGCTCTTTATCGCCGCGGGTGCGGCACTTTCCTTAACCGCTTATACAACAAAAACTTCGATGCAAGCAACCAATATGCAGGCTACGCAAGACGGCTGGACAAACTTGTTTGACGGCAAGACAACAAAGGGTTGGCACACGTACAACAAGAAGGAAGCGGGTAAGGCGTGGCAAATAGAAAACGGTGCGCTGCACTTAGACACGCTGGCAAAAAAGCAAAACAGCGGCAGCGGCGGTGACCTTGTGACCGACGAAGAATTTGACAACTTTGACCTGAAGCTTGAATGGAAAATTTCGCCGAAGGGAAACAGCGGCGTTATCTTTTTCATTCACGAAGACCCAAAAATTGGCGAGAGTTATGAAACGGGTATGGAAATGCAGGTGCTCGACAACGGAACACCGACAAGGCTCGGACATCCGGATGGAAAATTGTACACACACCGTGCAGGCGATTTGTACGACCTGCTTGCAGCAAAGGAAGTGGCAAAGCCGCAGGGCGAATGGAACGCCGCGGAAATTGTAGCCAAAAACGGCAAGCTTGATTTTTATTTGAACGGCCAGCATACGTTGTCTACAACCATGTGGGACGAAAACTGGCGCCAGATGATTGCCATCAGCAAGTTCAAGCAATGGCTCGGTTTCGGCACGTTTAAAAAAGGCCGCATCGGTTTGCAGGACCACGGCAACGAGGTTTGGTACCGGAACATCAAAATAAAGAAATTGTAA
- a CDS encoding c-type cytochrome: MKKICITFFAAALLISCGNKDNKGSAAEENKSAAESSKSAATGMTAEQEKGLDLITKSDCLTCHKVADKSTGPAYTEVAKRYAGKPEMVDTLAQKIIKGGSGNWGTVPMIPHPQISEADAKTMVAYILSINQQ; encoded by the coding sequence ATGAAGAAAATTTGCATCACGTTTTTTGCAGCGGCCTTGTTGATTAGCTGCGGCAACAAAGACAACAAAGGAAGCGCAGCAGAAGAGAACAAAAGTGCTGCGGAAAGTTCCAAATCTGCGGCTACCGGCATGACGGCCGAGCAGGAAAAGGGTCTTGACCTCATCACCAAAAGCGACTGTCTTACCTGCCACAAAGTAGCCGACAAGAGTACGGGCCCGGCTTATACCGAAGTGGCAAAACGCTATGCCGGTAAACCCGAGATGGTGGACACGCTTGCGCAAAAAATTATCAAGGGCGGCTCAGGCAATTGGGGCACCGTTCCCATGATTCCGCATCCGCAAATTTCTGAAGCCGATGCAAAAACAATGGTCGCTTATATTCTTTCAATCAATCAACAGTAA
- a CDS encoding sugar phosphate isomerase/epimerase family protein: MQTIKGPGIFLAQFLSDKPPFNELKSICQWAASLGFVGVQIPTNDPRCIDLQKAAESKTYCDEWKGLINSCGLQVTELATHIQGQLVAVHPAYDLLFDGFAPEALRGNPKARTEWAVQQMKYAAKASQNLGLNACPSFSGSLLWPYFHPWPQRPEGLVEEGFKELAKRWLPILNYFDECGVDVCYEIHPCEDLFDGETYEMFLREVNNHPRACLLYDASHFVLQQLDYLAYIDHYHERIKAFHVKDAEFNKTGKQGTFGGYQGWLNRAGRYRSPGDGQVDFKSIFSKLTQYGYEGWAVMEWECVLKHPEDGAREGCAFIKDHIIRVTDKAFDDFAGVSSDEAFNKKVLGIQ, translated from the coding sequence ATGCAAACCATAAAAGGACCCGGAATTTTTCTTGCGCAATTCCTCAGCGACAAGCCACCGTTCAACGAATTAAAAAGCATTTGCCAATGGGCCGCAAGCCTGGGTTTTGTTGGCGTGCAAATTCCTACCAACGACCCGCGTTGCATTGACCTGCAAAAGGCCGCGGAAAGCAAAACCTATTGCGACGAATGGAAAGGTTTGATAAACAGTTGCGGGCTCCAAGTAACCGAACTTGCCACGCACATTCAGGGACAGTTGGTGGCCGTGCATCCGGCATATGATTTATTGTTCGACGGCTTTGCGCCGGAAGCGCTTCGCGGCAACCCAAAAGCCCGAACCGAATGGGCCGTGCAGCAAATGAAATACGCTGCAAAGGCTTCGCAGAATTTGGGCTTGAACGCCTGCCCTTCGTTCAGCGGTTCGTTGCTCTGGCCTTATTTTCATCCCTGGCCGCAACGTCCCGAAGGGTTGGTGGAAGAAGGCTTTAAGGAACTCGCCAAACGCTGGCTCCCGATTCTGAATTATTTCGACGAATGCGGCGTGGACGTTTGTTATGAAATACATCCTTGTGAAGATCTGTTTGACGGCGAGACTTACGAAATGTTTTTGCGGGAAGTAAACAATCATCCGCGTGCCTGTTTGCTTTATGATGCTTCGCATTTTGTGTTGCAACAACTGGATTATCTCGCTTACATAGATCATTACCACGAACGCATTAAAGCCTTTCACGTAAAAGATGCGGAGTTCAACAAAACCGGCAAGCAGGGAACCTTTGGCGGATATCAAGGTTGGCTCAACCGGGCGGGCCGTTACCGTTCGCCGGGCGACGGGCAGGTTGATTTCAAGTCTATCTTTAGCAAATTGACACAATACGGTTATGAAGGCTGGGCCGTGATGGAGTGGGAGTGTGTGCTCAAGCATCCCGAAGATGGCGCAAGAGAAGGATGTGCCTTTATCAAAGACCACATCATTCGCGTGACCGACAAAGCCTTTGATGATTTTGCCGGCGTTAGCAGCGACGAAGCATTCAACAAAAAAGTTTTAGGCATTCAATAA
- a CDS encoding Gfo/Idh/MocA family protein — MRKLRMGMIGGGKDAFIGAIHRIAANMDGLIELTAGALSIKADVAKESGRMLFLPDDRNYTSYEEMIKAEAALPSDKRIDFVTIVTPNFAHFAPAMTALENGFHVVIEKPMTFTLDEAKKLKQKVEETGLILCLTHTYSGYPMVKQARQMVKEGTLGKIRKIIVEYPQGWLSRLSEREGNAQAAWRTDPSKSGKAGAMGDIGTHAAHLAEYISGLKITKLCADLNVVVEGRALDDDGAVLLKFNNGASGVLIATQIAAGEENALKIKIYGENGGLEWHQMEPNTLLVKWLDQPMQVLRAGSNYTAFLSSYATQNCRTPGGHPEGYLEAFGNIYRNFARTLQAKLEGDEPSKESLDFPGVEDGIRGMAFIDNVVASSESDKKWTDYVV, encoded by the coding sequence ATGCGAAAATTACGAATGGGAATGATTGGTGGCGGAAAGGATGCGTTCATTGGCGCCATCCACCGCATTGCCGCTAACATGGACGGCCTCATTGAATTGACCGCCGGCGCACTGAGCATAAAAGCAGACGTGGCGAAGGAGTCCGGGCGAATGTTGTTTCTTCCCGATGATCGAAACTATACGTCGTACGAAGAAATGATAAAAGCAGAAGCGGCGTTGCCCTCGGACAAACGAATTGATTTTGTTACCATCGTTACACCCAATTTTGCGCATTTTGCCCCTGCCATGACGGCGCTTGAAAACGGCTTTCACGTAGTTATCGAAAAGCCCATGACGTTCACGCTGGACGAGGCAAAAAAGCTAAAGCAAAAAGTGGAGGAAACGGGTTTGATACTTTGTCTCACCCATACTTATTCGGGTTACCCAATGGTGAAGCAGGCCCGCCAAATGGTGAAGGAAGGCACGTTGGGAAAGATCCGGAAAATAATTGTGGAGTACCCGCAAGGATGGTTAAGCCGTTTGTCGGAACGCGAGGGCAATGCACAGGCTGCCTGGCGAACCGATCCTTCCAAATCGGGCAAAGCGGGAGCGATGGGCGACATCGGCACACACGCGGCTCATTTGGCCGAATACATCTCTGGCTTAAAGATTACAAAGCTTTGCGCCGATTTGAATGTTGTGGTTGAAGGCCGTGCGTTGGATGATGACGGCGCTGTGCTCTTGAAATTCAACAACGGTGCGTCCGGTGTTTTAATCGCCACGCAAATTGCAGCGGGTGAAGAAAACGCCCTGAAAATAAAAATCTACGGTGAGAACGGCGGACTTGAATGGCATCAAATGGAACCGAATACCTTGTTGGTAAAATGGCTCGACCAACCCATGCAGGTTTTGCGGGCCGGAAGCAATTACACGGCTTTTTTATCATCGTATGCCACGCAAAACTGCCGGACACCGGGCGGGCATCCCGAAGGTTATCTTGAAGCGTTCGGAAACATCTACCGCAATTTTGCCAGGACCTTGCAGGCGAAACTGGAAGGCGATGAGCCGTCCAAAGAATCGCTCGACTTTCCCGGTGTGGAAGACGGCATACGCGGCATGGCCTTTATTGATAACGTGGTGGCCTCAAGTGAATCAGATAAAAAATGGACGGATTACGTTGTCTGA
- a CDS encoding nucleoside permease encodes MKATTRLQLSVMMFLNFFIWGGWFVTLGTYLSNNLNATGAQSGNVFSTQSWGAIIAPFIIGLIADRYINAEKILGVLHIVGAFLMYQMYNSSAIGSFYPYVLMYMILYMPTLALVNSVSFNQMNDPEKEFSNIRVWGTIGWIVAGLLISYIFHWDAKDNVRQGMLRNTFLMSSIASLILGLFSFTLPKTPPAKSSSEKVSIKEILGLEALTLLKNKNFLVFFVSSILICIPLAFYYQNTNDFLTNIGVENPTGKMTIGQASEVLFLLALPVFFSKFGFKKTILVGMLAWALRYALFAFGNAGALSFMLILGIALHGVCYDFFFVSGQIYTNSKAGDRYKSAAQGLITLATYGVGMLLGFAIAGKITDSYKIAEHQYNYKMVWLMPAGIAFVVLLIFAVFFKDEKKEVVTEPEAEKGLAATRLT; translated from the coding sequence ATGAAAGCCACTACGCGATTGCAATTATCGGTCATGATGTTTTTGAACTTTTTCATTTGGGGCGGATGGTTTGTGACATTGGGAACGTACTTGTCAAATAATCTTAACGCAACAGGGGCGCAGAGCGGAAATGTTTTTTCAACACAATCCTGGGGCGCCATCATTGCTCCGTTCATTATCGGATTAATTGCAGACCGTTATATCAACGCCGAAAAAATTCTGGGCGTGCTGCACATTGTTGGCGCCTTCCTAATGTACCAAATGTATAATTCTTCCGCAATCGGGAGTTTCTATCCTTATGTATTAATGTACATGATTCTTTACATGCCCACATTGGCTTTGGTTAATTCGGTTTCTTTTAATCAAATGAACGATCCGGAAAAAGAATTTTCCAACATTCGCGTTTGGGGAACAATTGGCTGGATCGTAGCCGGGCTTTTAATCAGTTATATTTTTCATTGGGATGCGAAAGACAACGTACGGCAAGGAATGCTAAGGAATACTTTCCTCATGTCATCCATTGCTTCGCTGATTTTAGGGTTATTTAGTTTTACGTTACCCAAAACACCGCCCGCAAAATCTTCGTCTGAAAAAGTAAGCATCAAAGAAATTTTGGGCCTTGAAGCGTTGACCCTTTTGAAGAACAAAAATTTTCTTGTCTTTTTTGTTTCGTCTATTTTAATCTGCATTCCGCTTGCTTTTTACTACCAGAACACAAACGATTTCTTAACCAACATCGGCGTCGAAAATCCCACGGGCAAAATGACCATTGGCCAGGCTTCTGAAGTTCTTTTTCTCCTGGCGCTTCCGGTTTTTTTCTCAAAGTTTGGCTTCAAAAAAACAATTCTTGTGGGCATGCTGGCCTGGGCGCTGCGTTACGCTTTGTTTGCCTTCGGCAATGCCGGTGCGTTGAGTTTTATGTTGATTCTGGGCATTGCCCTGCACGGCGTTTGTTACGATTTCTTTTTTGTTTCCGGCCAGATTTACACCAACTCAAAAGCCGGTGACCGTTACAAAAGTGCCGCACAGGGTTTGATTACGTTAGCAACGTACGGAGTGGGCATGTTGCTTGGCTTTGCCATTGCGGGAAAGATAACCGACAGTTATAAAATTGCCGAACACCAATACAATTATAAAATGGTTTGGCTGATGCCCGCCGGCATTGCCTTCGTGGTGCTGTTGATTTTCGCTGTCTTTTTTAAAGACGAAAAGAAAGAAGTTGTTACCGAACCTGAAGCCGAAAAAGGATTGGCTGCCACACGTCTTACCTAA
- a CDS encoding hydroxypyruvate isomerase family protein, with amino-acid sequence MIKNLLLTGTAVAASPVISLAGSDVVTAKEEKLKGNINHSVCQWTYNFLPLDELCRAVKKIGFSAIDLVGPKDWPTLQKNGIFSSMCYTAGENSLTKGWNDPSQHARLIKDFTEAIPLVAKAGYKNVITFSGNRAGMDDETGLKNCVTGLKQIMSLAEKNGVMVQMELLNSKVNHKDYMCDKTPWGVELCKRLGSPNFKLLYDIYHMQIDEGDVIRTIQDNHEYIGHYHTGGVPGRHEIDDSQELYYPAIMKAILATGFKDYVAQEFIPTGKDNGDKIASLKNAIKICDV; translated from the coding sequence ATGATAAAAAATTTATTGTTAACCGGTACGGCCGTTGCCGCGTCGCCGGTAATTTCTTTGGCTGGAAGTGATGTTGTTACTGCGAAAGAAGAAAAATTGAAAGGCAACATCAACCATTCTGTTTGTCAATGGACCTACAATTTTTTACCGCTTGATGAATTATGTCGGGCCGTGAAAAAAATTGGTTTCAGCGCCATTGATTTGGTGGGCCCGAAAGACTGGCCCACGTTGCAAAAAAACGGCATCTTCAGTTCCATGTGTTATACCGCCGGCGAGAACAGTTTAACCAAAGGCTGGAACGATCCAAGCCAACATGCGAGGCTGATAAAAGACTTTACGGAAGCAATTCCCCTTGTTGCCAAAGCCGGTTATAAAAACGTCATTACGTTTAGCGGCAACCGCGCAGGAATGGATGACGAAACGGGATTAAAAAATTGTGTGACCGGTTTAAAGCAAATCATGTCACTGGCCGAAAAGAACGGTGTGATGGTGCAGATGGAATTGTTAAACAGCAAGGTCAATCACAAAGATTACATGTGTGATAAAACACCTTGGGGGGTTGAATTGTGCAAGCGGCTTGGCTCGCCTAATTTTAAACTGCTCTACGACATTTACCACATGCAGATTGACGAAGGTGATGTCATTCGCACCATCCAGGACAATCACGAATACATTGGGCATTACCATACGGGCGGGGTTCCCGGGCGGCACGAAATAGACGACAGCCAGGAGCTTTATTACCCCGCAATCATGAAAGCCATTCTTGCTACAGGTTTTAAAGATTATGTAGCGCAGGAATTCATTCCTACGGGCAAAGACAACGGCGATAAAATAGCTTCGTTGAAAAATGCAATCAAGATTTGCGACGTGTAA
- a CDS encoding GMC oxidoreductase, whose product MADNTYDAIVVGSGISGGWAAKELTQKGLKVLLLERGEDVKHRVDYPSTNKDPWEFPHRGGRTQQMIKDYPVLKRDYPLNEMNLAWWASDKDCPYTEVKRFDWYRGYHVGGRSLMWGRQSYRWSDFDFEANAKDGIAIDWPIRYKDIEPWYGYAESFAGISGSKDGLSQLPDGNFLPAMEMNCVEKDVSARIKEKMGRSMIIGRTANITQPKPEQDRVNCQYRNKCWLGCPFGAYFSTQSATLPVAMKTGNLTLRPWSIVKEIIYDKDTKKAKGVRILDAQNNQTYDYFSKIVFVNASTLNSAWVLMNSATDVWPDGLGSSSGELGHNLMDHHFRVGASGRVDGYDDKYYYGKRPNGIYVVRYRNLFDDKRDYLRGFGYQGSASREGWAREIAELTIGGEYKDALCEPGAWTMGMTAFGEMLPYHENKISLDKTRKDKWGLPVLAIDCEIKDNERKMRVDMMNDAKEMLETAGVKDVRTYDNDYAPGMGIHEMGTARMGRDPKTSVLNEWNQVWDAKNVFVTDGSCMTSAACVNPSLTYMALTARAADYAVKELKKGNI is encoded by the coding sequence ATGGCAGACAATACGTACGATGCGATCGTCGTCGGTTCCGGGATTAGCGGCGGATGGGCGGCTAAAGAACTCACGCAAAAAGGATTAAAAGTTTTACTGCTCGAACGCGGCGAAGACGTAAAGCACCGCGTGGATTATCCGAGTACAAACAAAGACCCCTGGGAGTTTCCACACCGCGGCGGACGCACACAGCAAATGATTAAAGACTATCCGGTACTGAAACGCGATTACCCCCTGAACGAAATGAACCTCGCATGGTGGGCATCGGATAAAGATTGTCCCTATACAGAAGTCAAGCGTTTCGACTGGTATCGCGGTTATCACGTGGGCGGCCGTTCGCTTATGTGGGGACGACAATCGTACCGCTGGAGCGATTTTGATTTTGAAGCCAACGCAAAAGACGGCATTGCCATTGACTGGCCCATTCGCTACAAAGACATTGAGCCGTGGTACGGTTACGCAGAAAGCTTTGCAGGCATCAGTGGTTCCAAAGACGGCTTGTCGCAATTGCCCGACGGAAACTTTTTGCCGGCAATGGAAATGAATTGCGTCGAGAAAGACGTATCGGCACGCATCAAGGAAAAGATGGGCCGTAGCATGATCATCGGCCGTACGGCCAACATCACACAACCCAAGCCCGAACAGGACCGGGTGAACTGCCAGTACCGCAATAAATGTTGGTTGGGATGTCCGTTTGGTGCTTATTTCAGCACGCAATCGGCCACGCTTCCAGTAGCCATGAAAACCGGTAACCTTACGCTTCGTCCCTGGTCGATTGTAAAAGAGATTATCTATGACAAAGACACCAAAAAAGCGAAAGGCGTCCGCATTCTTGATGCGCAAAACAACCAGACCTACGATTACTTTTCAAAGATTGTTTTTGTAAACGCCTCGACGCTCAACTCAGCCTGGGTGCTGATGAATTCTGCTACCGATGTATGGCCGGATGGTTTGGGCAGCAGCAGCGGCGAGTTGGGCCACAATTTAATGGACCATCATTTCCGCGTCGGCGCATCGGGTCGTGTTGACGGTTATGACGACAAATATTATTACGGTAAACGCCCTAATGGAATTTACGTGGTGCGGTACCGTAACCTCTTTGACGACAAACGCGATTACCTGCGCGGCTTTGGTTACCAGGGCAGCGCCAGCCGCGAAGGCTGGGCAAGAGAGATTGCCGAACTGACGATTGGCGGAGAATACAAAGATGCGCTTTGCGAACCCGGTGCATGGACTATGGGAATGACCGCTTTTGGTGAAATGCTGCCTTATCACGAAAACAAAATTTCGCTGGATAAAACAAGAAAAGACAAATGGGGTTTGCCGGTATTGGCAATTGATTGCGAAATAAAAGACAACGAGCGGAAGATGCGTGTTGACATGATGAACGATGCAAAGGAGATGCTTGAAACCGCCGGCGTGAAAGACGTAAGAACATACGATAATGATTATGCGCCGGGCATGGGCATTCACGAAATGGGCACCGCTCGTATGGGTCGCGACCCGAAAACCTCCGTGTTAAATGAATGGAACCAAGTGTGGGATGCAAAGAATGTGTTCGTAACCGACGGTTCCTGCATGACCAGTGCAGCCTGCGTGAATCCATCCCTGACGTATATGGCGCTTACCGCAAGAGCAGCGGATTATGCGGTGAAGGAATTGAAAAAAGGAAATATTTAA